The stretch of DNA AGCGCCAGGACGAGGGCGCCGACATCCGCGTCTGCTCCTGCGAGAAGTGCGGCGGCCCGCGCGAGCTCTGCCTCGAGCACGCGCGGGATCACTAGTCACGGTCAGTTCGTGCGGATCGTGTAGCGGTTGTAGACGCCGCCGTTGTTGCGGACCTCGATGCGGAAGGCGCCGGTCCAGCGCGGGGTCATCGTGAGGAGGCACGTGTCCGTGCTGTCGACGTCGCGCGCGACCACGTTGCCGTTCTCGTCGCGCAGGAAGCAGTCGAGGTCCGTGTCGCCGTCGCCCTTCACGAGGACGCTCACCGCCTCACCGCCGCGCAGCGTCACCGCGTACACGTCGGTCTGGTGCGCGCCCACCGTCGTGGTGCGAATGGAAGGACCGGCCGTGTTCCCGGCGAGGGCCATGCTCGGCACGGCGAGGGCAGCAGCAACGACGACGGCGGAGACGAAACGACGAAACATGATGAAAACTCGATTCCTTTCAGGTTCGCCCAGAGTCATTCTCCAGGCTCGATGCCAATAAGACGCGCCCCCCATCCCCTTCCTGACAGCAGCCCCCACCACCAGCCCGCCGGGGCCCCAGAAGCGGCCGCGGATGCGGGCGCGAAGCGCCCCGAGCGCGAAGCGCGAGGGCCGTGTCTGGGGTGGGGGTGTCGGGGGCGAAGCCCCTGACGATGACAAGAGACCCTTTCCTCGGGATGCTCCTCGGGGCGGTCGCATTGGCGTCGGTGCTGCCGGCGCGCGGCGGCGTCGCGGAGGTGCTCGAGCGCGCGACCGCGATCGCCGTCGCGCTGCTGTTCTTCCTTCACGGCGCGAAGCTGTCGCGCGAGGCGATCAAGGCCGGCATCGGACACGTCCGCCTCCACGCGTTCGTGTTCACGCTCACGTTCGTGGTCTTCCCGCTCGTGGGGCTCGCGGTCGGGCCGATCGCGCGGCCGCTCGTCGGCCCGACCCTCTACCAAGGCTTCCTCTTCCTCTCCGCCCTCCCCGCCACCGTGCAGTCCGCGCTCGTCGTCACCGCGATCGCGCGCGGCAACATCGCGGCGGCGGTGTGCTCCGCCTCCGCCTCGAGCATCCTCGGCATCTTCCTCACCCCGCTCCTCGTCCGCCTCCTCATCGCCGACGCCGTGCACGGTCCCGGCGGGAAGACGACGCTCACCTCCGTGCGCGACATCGCGCTCCAGCTCTTGCTCCCGTTCGTGATCGGCCACCTCTCACGGCCGCTCTGGCTCCGCCAGATCGAGCGCCTCCGCGGCGTCATCAAGTGGGTCGATCAGAGCGTCATCGTCCTCATCGCGTACGTCGCCTTCAGCGACGCCGTGAACAAGGACCTCTGGCACCTCGTCCCGCCCGCGTCGTTCGCCGGCATCTTCGTCGTGAGCGCGCTCATCCTCGCGATCATGCTCGTCGTCTCCCAGCGCGGCGCGCGCCTCCTCGGCTTCGACCGCGCCGACGAGATCACGATCGTCTTCGGCGGATCGAAGAAGAGCCTCACGAGCGGCATCGCGATGGCGAACGTCATCTTCGCCGGCCAGCCGATCGGCATCATCGTCCTGCCGCTGCTCGTCTTCCACCAGTTCCAGCTGATGGTCTGCACCGTCCTCGCGCGCCGCTGGGCGAAGCGCGCGGACCCGTGAAGCCGCGCGGTGAGTCAGCCCGTGACGTTGAGGTTCACGAGCGCGTCGATCGCGGGGCCGTTGTAGAAGTCGCTGACGCGGCGCATGTCGCCCTTCGCGACCGCGAAGAGCACCGCCGCGCTTGCGGCCGCGCCGGCGGGCCCGCGCAACGTGTTGTACGCCGCCTGGCTCACGTTGCCGGTCCCGACGTCGAAGCTGCGCGCGGTGTTCCCGTTCGCGAGCTCGCCGAACCAGCCCGTCTTGATGCGACCCGCGCCCATCACGTAGAGGAGGTTCGAGCCGCCG from Labilithrix sp. encodes:
- a CDS encoding bile acid:sodium symporter — protein: MTRDPFLGMLLGAVALASVLPARGGVAEVLERATAIAVALLFFLHGAKLSREAIKAGIGHVRLHAFVFTLTFVVFPLVGLAVGPIARPLVGPTLYQGFLFLSALPATVQSALVVTAIARGNIAAAVCSASASSILGIFLTPLLVRLLIADAVHGPGGKTTLTSVRDIALQLLLPFVIGHLSRPLWLRQIERLRGVIKWVDQSVIVLIAYVAFSDAVNKDLWHLVPPASFAGIFVVSALILAIMLVVSQRGARLLGFDRADEITIVFGGSKKSLTSGIAMANVIFAGQPIGIIVLPLLVFHQFQLMVCTVLARRWAKRADP